From Ipomoea triloba cultivar NCNSP0323 chromosome 5, ASM357664v1, the proteins below share one genomic window:
- the LOC116021182 gene encoding protein PPLZ12: MGNAYCLFCGCVGQANVGVVEKWGRFQKLAQPGLHFFNPLAGECLAGILSTRICSLDVNIETKTKDNVFVQMHCSIQYRVIKENADDAFYELQNPREQITAYVFDVVRAHVPKMNLDELFEQKDEVAKAVLEELEKVMGAYGYNIEHILMVDIVPDASVRKAMNDINAAQRMQLASVYKGEAEKILQVKKAEAEAESKYLGGVGVARQRQAITDGLRENILNFSHKVEGTSAKEVMDLIMITQYFDTIKDLGNSSKNTTVFLPHGPGHVRDIGEQIRNGMMEAASAKVNVE; encoded by the exons ATGGGAAATGCCTACTGTTTGTTTTGCGGATGCGTAGGGCAGGCGAACGTCGGCGTGGTGGAGAAATGGGGTCGGTTCCAGAAGCTGGCTCAGCCGGGGCTACACTTCTTCAATCCTCTCGCCGGCGAGTGCCTCGCCGGAATTCTCAGCACCAGGATCTGCTCTCTGGACGTCAACATCGAAACCAAAACCAAG GATAATGTCTTTGTCCAAATGCATTGCTCTATCCAATATCGAGTGATCAAGGAAAATGCCGATGATGCTTTCTATGAGTTGCAAAATCCCAGGGAGCAGATTACAGCTTACGTATTTGATG TCGTCCGAGCCCATGTTCCCAAAATGAATTTGGATGAGCTTTTTGAGCAAAAGGATGAGGTTGCAAAGGCTGTCTTGGAGGAACTTGAAAAG GTGATGGGAGCATATGGTTACAACATTGAGCACATACTGATGGTTGACATTGTCCCTGATGCATCTGTGCGCAAAGCAATGAATGATATAAATGCAG CGCAAAGGATGCAGCTTGCTAGCGTGTACAAAGGAGAAGCAGAAAAGATTCTCCAAGTTAAGAAAGCTGAAGCGGAAGCTGAATCGAAGTACCTGGGTGGAGTTGGGGTTGCTAGGCAAAGGCAGGCAATTACGGATGGGTTAAGGGAGAACATCTTGAACTTCTCTCACAAAGTTGAAGGTACATCAGCTAAAGAAGTGATGGATCTCATAATGATCACTCAATACTTTGATACCATCAAAGACCTTGGGAACTCTTCAAAGAACACCACGGTTTTCCTACCCCATGGTCCTGG